The Catenulispora sp. GP43 nucleotide sequence GGATGCGGGTGACGGAGCTCCCGGTGTCGGTCGAGGTGTCGGACAGGTGCACCGACAGGCCGTGGACGGTCGCGGTGAAGGCGGAGGTCGGCGCGCCCGGGACCAGGCAGGCGCCGGCGGCGCAGGCGTCGAGCCAGGTGTCGAAATCGGCGTCGTAGGCGGTGCCGATGGAGTTGTAGACCTGGTATCCGCCCTGGAAGTCGCCGACGCGGAAGTGGGCGAGCATGGCCTGGACGAGGTCGGGGTGCTTCTCGAGCATGTAGCGCGTGGCCAGGTAGCCCCACACGTACGTGCGGTCGTTGGTGCTGTTGTCGTACGTGGTCTGGAACAGGGTGCTCAGCGCGAACGTGTGCTGACCGGCCTCGGCGATCGACTGGGTGTTGTTGATCCCGCGGTAGGTGTAGGAGTTGTACTCCGCCTCGCCTTCGACCCACCAGATGTCGGGAACGGTCATCTCCTGCGTGAAGTCGCCCTTCATCTCATAGGCGGCTTGCAGCAGGTGTGTGTACTCGTGGTTCAGGTTCCAGATGCTCGCCGGGAAGCCGTCGCCGGGGAACTTGATGTACATGATCGAGATCGGCGTGTTGCCCGGGTCGGTCGGAGTGCCGCCCAGCGTGATCCCGCCGTTGTCGGTGCCGTTGCCGAACAACGCCGTGGAGTACATGGTGTAGGCCCACTTGGTGGCGAAGACGGCGAGCCTGATGGTGGTCTCGTACTGCCCGGGGATCGGACCGTTGTCCTTGGTCAAGGCGTGGTAGTACGTGTCCTCGCCCTCCACGCTCGTGCAGGCGGCGTTCAGGTCCGAGGCGGACATCGCGTAGGTCAGGAAGGTGCGGTTCGAGCCGCAGGCGTAGGTCGTCGGCAGGATGGTCGACTGCAGGGTGGTGAGGTAGTCGCAGACGTTGAAGCTGCCGCATTCCGCGCCGTCCACGTAGTTCGCGACGATCGCCACGCGCAGCCAGATCGGTCCGCTCGGACCGGACAGCGGCGAGGTGCTCACCAGGTTCGCGGCCAGCGGGCGCACCACGGGCTGCAACGCCGGGGTGTCCAGAAAGCGCACGGTCTCGGCGGCGGCATTGGTGTCCAGCGCGTAGTTCGCCCCGGCGAGCAGGTCCTTGTGCTTCAGCGCGAAGGAGTCCAGCGCGGAGATGATGGCCGGGTGCGCGGTGACCGCGGCGATGTACGCGGGGAAGAAGTGGCCCCGGTAGACCGGGTAGAACACGGCGTTCACCGCCGCGTCCATGCTCGGGTAGGCGTCGTAAGAGCTGTTGTAGCCGTTCAGAACCCGCGCGTAGGCGCTCAGGTAGCGTGCCTGGTTATCGGAGCTGTCGCTCAGGGTTATGACATTGCCGAGGACGTCGCCGTTGATCGCGCTGACGTCACGGGAACGGGCCGTGGAGAAGAACGCGTCCAGACCGGCTTGGACCGGCGTGGCGAGGTCCTGGCCGTACGTCCCGACGGCGGCGGCGTTGTTGTACTGCACGTAGTATCCGGCGGTCAGGAAGAGGCCGAGCTGCCAGATGCCTTGTGTGTCGTCGCCGTGGTAGGTCTTCGCCGCCTGGCTGAACGCGTCGGCCACGGCCACCATCTGCGCGTCGCCGAAGACCGCGGCGGCGTCGGTGCCGGCCAGGTTGTACAGGGTATTGATACAGTCGGTGCTGGACGCCTCGACGTATGCGGCCAGCGCACTGCCGCTGCGACTGCCGAAATCGGCCGCGGTGCAGGACTGCGTGCCCGCTGATGGCGCTGCGGTAGTTGCAGTGTGCGCGGCGTCCGGGCCGGCCGGCCCGGAGCGGGCAGTCGCCGCCAGCGACGTGGCCGCGCCGATCGCGACCGGCGGGCTGGCCGGTGACAGCGTGACGCGGGTGCCGTCTTCCGGCCGGCTTTGATCTGCCGACGACTCAGTACTCGCAGTACTCGCAGTACTCGCAGTACTCGCAGTGCCCGCAGCACTCGCAGCACTCGCAGTATTCGGCGCCGGCGCGGCGGGCGCGGCGGCGCTCGCCGGCCCGGCGGCCATCCCGAGCGTCACGGCGCTGATCGCGAGGCCCGCGGCCAGGATTCTGGGCAGGGCGGATCGGTGGCGCATCCAGGGCTCCTTCGTGAAAGGCGGGGGCGTCCGGCGGAACGGCCGCGAGACGTGCCAAGAAGCTCTCACCGGCGCGCGGTGCTGACAACGGATCACGCGATAGAGCTACGGCGCCCGCGCGATAACACTTCCGCCCGATCCGAGCCGTGGGGACGAGTCCTTGACAGTGCTATGTGACATCACTAGCTTGCGTTTCGAACGTGTTTAAGACTGCTGATATCTGAGTGGAATTGTCGGAAGGTGAGAGCAACACCGAGGTCGAGGAGAAGACGACATGCCCAAAATCCGCAGCATCCTGCTGGCCGTGGCCCTGGTGGCCGCGCCGCTGACCGGGATCGGCGCCACGGCGCCGCCGGCATCGGCACTGGCGAACGGCCTGGCACTGACCCCGCCGATGGGGTGGAACGACTGGAACGCCTTCGGCTGCGCCGTGAGCGCGCAGCTGGTGGAGCAGACCACTGACAAGCTGGTCAGCTCCGGGCTGGCCGCCGACGGTTACAACTACGTCAACATCGACGACTGCTGGATGGCGCCGAACCGCGACTCCGCCGGGAACCTGGTCCCGGACCCGGTGAAGTTCCCCGACGGCATCAAAGCCGTCGCCGACTACGTCCACGCCAAGGGGCTCAAGCTCGGCATCTACGAGACGGCCGGCACCAACACCTGCGCCGGATTCCCGGGCAGCCTCGGCCACGAGACGCAGGATGCGAACACCTTCGCGGCCTGGGGTGTGGACTACCTCAAGTACGACAACTGCAACAACCAGGGAGTCCCGTCGCAGCAGCGCTATCGCGCGATGGGGACCGCCCTGGCCGCGACCGGCCGGCCCATCGTCTACAGCCTGTGCAGCTGGGGCACCGAGGACGTGGCGTCCTGGGGCGGCTCGGTCGGCAACCTGTGGCGCACCACCGGGGACATCAGCGCCGGCTACGGCAGCATGCTGTCGAACTTCCACACCAACGTGGCACTGGCCGCCGACGCCGGGCCCGGCGCGTGGAACGACCCGGACATGCTCGAGGTCGGCAACGGCATGAGCGCGGTGGAGGACCAGACCGAGTTCACGCTGTGGGCCGAGATGGCCGCGCCGCTGATCTCCGGCACCGACCTGCGCACGGCGAGCGCGAACACTCTGCGCATCCTGGGGAACCGGCAGGTCATCGCGGTCGACCAGGACGCACTCGGCCGACAGGGCACTGAGATCAGCAGCTCCGGCGGGTTGGACGTGCTGGCCAAGCCGTTGTCCGACGGCAGCGTCTCGGTGGTGCTGTTCAACGAGAACGCCGCGCCGGCCACCATCTCCACCACGGCCGCCGCGGCCGGCCTGGCCGCCGGCGCGAAGGGCGGCTACTCCCTGCAGGACCTGTGGACCGGCCGCAGCACGGTCAGCGGCGGCGTCATCAGCGCCGCGGTACCCGGCCACGCCGCGGTGATGTACAAGGTGACGCCGGCCAAGCACACGCTGCCGCCGAGCACGACGCTGCTCACCACGCTGCCGAGCGTGGGCGCCGGCCAGTCCGGGACCGCGTACTCGTACTTCACGAACAACGGTGTCGCCGCGGTCAGCGACGTCACCCTCGGCATGAAGCTGCCGGCCGGCTGGACCGCCAAGCCGCTGACCGCCACCCGCTTCGGCAAGGTCACCCCCGGGCACATGGCGATCTCCGCCTTCCGCCTGACCGCCCCGGCGACCCTGACCCAGCCGATCCAGACCGCGCAGATCGACGGCACGGAGACCGACCACTGGAGCGGCGGATCCGAGTCGTCCGCCTCGGCCGGCACCGTCCAGCTGGTCAACCCGCCGACCGCCCCGTACAAGGCGTTCACCAGCACCACCGCGCAGATGGGCCAACTCGGC carries:
- a CDS encoding collagenase codes for the protein MRHRSALPRILAAGLAISAVTLGMAAGPASAAAPAAPAPNTASAASAAGTASTASTASTASTESSADQSRPEDGTRVTLSPASPPVAIGAATSLAATARSGPAGPDAAHTATTAAPSAGTQSCTAADFGSRSGSALAAYVEASSTDCINTLYNLAGTDAAAVFGDAQMVAVADAFSQAAKTYHGDDTQGIWQLGLFLTAGYYVQYNNAAAVGTYGQDLATPVQAGLDAFFSTARSRDVSAINGDVLGNVITLSDSSDNQARYLSAYARVLNGYNSSYDAYPSMDAAVNAVFYPVYRGHFFPAYIAAVTAHPAIISALDSFALKHKDLLAGANYALDTNAAAETVRFLDTPALQPVVRPLAANLVSTSPLSGPSGPIWLRVAIVANYVDGAECGSFNVCDYLTTLQSTILPTTYACGSNRTFLTYAMSASDLNAACTSVEGEDTYYHALTKDNGPIPGQYETTIRLAVFATKWAYTMYSTALFGNGTDNGGITLGGTPTDPGNTPISIMYIKFPGDGFPASIWNLNHEYTHLLQAAYEMKGDFTQEMTVPDIWWVEGEAEYNSYTYRGINNTQSIAEAGQHTFALSTLFQTTYDNSTNDRTYVWGYLATRYMLEKHPDLVQAMLAHFRVGDFQGGYQVYNSIGTAYDADFDTWLDACAAGACLVPGAPTSAFTATVHGLSVHLSDTSTDTGSSVTRIHWSYGDNTTSDTDGPTPTHTFSAPGTYAIALTVDDAKGLASTSTQYVTVTPPCTSANRQELGRGCSRGGQSEKAGDYDYLWIYLPAGQQTLTVTASGGTGTAELLYDPDTWATNQTHTAQAAANVNGQSITVTNQTAGYRYISLYAVTAFSGVSISAQY